atcaaattctattatatcgaaaaacgtgtccatactaaatcgaataactatagttctctaaaactaattacattcacatctttttatcgaaacgttataataattaaaaatctattatttcgaagaacgttttcatatatttgaactaaaatgaataaatataatttagttttccagaattagttatattcaaaatcattctttaaaaggtttcatctatgtcgtaaaacgttttcaatattaagaaaactaaataattaactttatcaagagacacgagataatcattgtgttgaaagttaatctctactaacctttgtccagtaatcgttaattgacatatttgttcttacttgtgggtcactttaccatttattccgaatatcgttaaaaaggaaaggtttcctaaatcaaagtggacctctcaatagagactcacgatcatacaatgtatctgataaatcaatcatttgatattatcttttaattccgttgataattatattaaacctatatcgaaacaaatacgttcatgtaaagtattatacgtctaatactttgttaacgttttcaagttataatatatacacatatacatatataatcatgtccgttcatataatggttcgtgaatcgttggaatttggtcgaggttaaatgaatgtatgaacatagtttaaaattcttgagattcaacttaacaaacttcgcttatcgtgtcggaataatataaagattaaagtttaaatttgttcgaaaatttccgggtcatcacatattgattgtatgcattgggagtgGAAGAATTGTCCCGTTGCTTTGAAGGGACAATACACTAGGGGTGATCACAAGAAACCTACCATTATGCTTGAAGCAGTTGCTTCGTATGACTTGTGAATTTGGCATGCATTTTTTGGAATGGCGGGTTCCAACAATGATATAAATGTTTTGAATCAATCCTATATTTTTGATAAACTTAAAAAGGGAACATCTCCACTAGCACCAATTGAGGTAAACGATAATCAGTACACAAAAGGCTATTACTTAGCTGACGGTATATATCCTGACTGGGCTACTCTTGTCAAAGGTTTTGCGTGTCCGACAGATGATCCAAGGATTAAGTTTACTAGGTTTCAAGCTAGTGCCCGAAAGAATGTAGAGAGGGCATTTGGGGTTCTTCAAGGTCGATTTCATATTTTAAGGTTAGCAGCACGCACTATGTCGGTAAACAAGATGCGGAGAGTTATGGACTGTtgtatcatattatataatatgatttcgGAGGATCAAGGATTTGCGTTAAGTGATTGGGAAGAAGAGTTCATTACCGAAGATATGGAGAATCGTCCGGAACGGATACCGAATAGAGGACGGGATCAAGACGTTATCATCCGAGAAATAAGAGATAGGACGGTGCACGACCAACTAACCGATGATCTAGTTGAACATATTTGGAACCTTCCGTCCGCATTCCGCACCATGAATGGTTAaatttatgtaatggttaaattttatgtaatggttaatttttatatgttttttaattatatgtaatataatttgtatgcataataaaataaaaaaaaaaagaaaaaataaaactggTGGGACCTGTTTGACACTGGAGGGGCGTCACGGTTATTTTGGTGTCAAAGGGTGACACTGCCATGTCAGaggcagattgcactttttggccaaaaagtggacaatctgcctgtgacgtcacagaCAGAGTTATATATGGTCTTAGTACAACTGGTAGAAGCTCTCTCTCTTTTTTTTGGAACAACAATTCGGGATCAcaaggggactaaaccacccacacgttcatctcccgcagttgcataaccAGCCCCCAACTGCTGTCCAGGAGGAAACTCGACCCAATCCGAGAGTATGtacggtaaaaccccctcccccactGCCTCTAGTGCCCCCacaacgcgatgtgcggaaggcacccttGAGTTGGATTCAAGGGTTAacgggcaaccttgtgtgcaatgctgcaccgcacgggagtcgaactcctgacttcTCACTAAGAGAGGCAAACCAGTACCACATGAGCTGCAACACAAGGTCGAAGCTTTCTCTCTTTTAAATTTAGGAAAACCTTAACTTTTTTCAGATCTAGTTTTACATCACTACCATTCGCTTGTTAGCCACAAAAGCTTCACTGGTGGTCTGGCCTATCATCCTCTTTGCTTTCTCTTTTATCTTTCTTCTCCTTACCTATATTTGTTTTCTTTTTCGATTATGACCGAGCATGGAGGTCTCGCGACTTTTTTCGGTCATAACTCTTGTCTCAGGCGATAAATATCAAAGTTTGCTTGAGTATTCTAATGGTAGGATCCAATGAGTTTCGGTCCCTTCTTCTTCATCGTCGAAGTTTTTTTTTTCCCAATGTTTCTATTTTTCGGTGATGCCATACGGGTTTTCTTTCTCTCGGTTCTACGTAATTCTTagccttttgttttttttttgatcTTGTGGTCGTGCAGTTGTTGCAGTTTTGGTTAGTTTTTCGTGGGTTTACATTTTGATGCAAGTCGTGTGTATTCAAACGGCGATTTTCGCAGGTGGAGCTTCACTTTTAGGTTTGTGGGTATTCAAAGATAATGGTttggtaggttttttttttttctctctggTCCCTACATTTCTTCTACACACATTATCTTTTACGCACCATGTCCCATTTTTCTTCCTCGGAGCAGTTTTTCAACGATTTTGCCCTTGTGTCGTTGCCTTTTCGATTGGATGCTAATACCTTCTCGGTCGTCTTGCAATTTTCAGACATGTTCAGTTGGTGGTAATTTGAGGTTTCAAGGATGTTTGCCATCCGTTTAGTGTGTGTCATTTTTTGGCGGTGGCAAGTTCTCCAGTCGTGTTGCCTAAGATTTCTACCTACCTTGGTTTGTTTGAACTGTgatggtgctccggttttattagtTGGGTGGCTTCTGATGCATATTTTTCGAAAGAGGTTTGCGATGGATTGGTCGTTGTTTTGCAGAGTCTTCGTTGTTGATGGGCGTCAGTTTGGTAACGATTGGGAATGATGGTCTCATCTGGAGTGTTTCACATGATTGTATGTTTTAATTGTTGTACATCGATTGTTAGATGTTGTATTGGTTCGTTTCGTTGGTTATTGTTGGACTAGCTTGTGTCCAATTGTTCAATGTTGTATTGTTGTATTTGGTACTTGTAATGTAATAGAGCCTGGTCAATTGTAGTCAAGGGATTGTTGGATCTTCTCATTTCATATGCAACAGGCTCTAATACATTTGTAACGTAAATAGAACTTTCTAACATACTTTAATTTAAATTTTCGTTTTTCATAAAAATTAAATCTAttctaataatatattaaatatcaAATATTGTGTATTTTTTCTAAAACTGTGACATgtattctttttaatttttttctttctGAAGATAATATATTTGAGACGAATGAAATACTCCGTAcatcataataatcataacaaaaAAGAATGTAACTTAGAATGTAATGATTACTAtggaattattttattttataatgcaCCACTGCACCCTTATAATTTGACAAAATTGAAAGTGGCCGTAAAAGTATGAGGATCAAAGGGGAAAAAGGGTGATTAAAGATGGTAATGACCGACACCTCAAAAAACATTAACTTTCCAGGCTGTTTTGGAGAAAATGTTTCAACGCATATTTGGTAATATTACGTGAATGATCCTTATGGTTTTCGTCAAATTCACTTTCTGCCCCGATTTCACATTCTGATGACACCTATTGGAGCTGTAAAAGTCACGTGTCATTTACGGTTCATAATCATAACCTGTGTAATTTGTCAATATATGTTGTTGACATTTAAAATACTCATTATCAATTAGAAAACAGaagaagacaaaaaaaaaaaaaaaaaaattagaattatTCATTTGAAACTTTTTCACAATTTTGTCACCTTACTCCCCGATCTTTACATTATGATAAATTTCACTCCCTTTTAAACTTTTTCACAATTTTGTCACCTTACCCCACTGTCTTTACATTATGTTAAATTTCACCCCCTTTTGATTACCTTTTTAATTTTGCCCAACCCTCTAATTTTAAGAGATATATATTAAACACTGTAAAATAATAACACAAAGACATAAGTGGCTGAGTGGCTTGGTGGCCTTTGTTCTTTCCAGATGGGTGCAGGTTCGACTCTTGCAGATTTTGGGCCCAGCGAAGTGGGCCGACCCGAATACTTGTATAGTATCAATTGGAAAACAAAAGAAGACAAAAAAATGGCACTATTCATTTGAAACTTTTTGACAATTTTGTCACCTTACCACCCCCGGTTTTTACATTATGTTAAATTTCACCCCTTTTAATTACCTTTTAAATTTTTACCAACTCTCTACTTTTAAGGGATATATCTTAAACAAACTATAAATTTATCAGAATGAAAATGTAGATCAGTTGGTAAGGAGGTTTGTTGAAATCTAAAAGGACGCAGGTTCGAACCTTGAAgttggcctttttttttttttttttaaggcaagcGATCTTGGGCCCAGTGAAGTGGGCCGGCGCGAATACTTGTTTACTTCATTTGACAATAAAAGTTTTTGACATTTAAAATACTCATTTATTTTATCCCAAGTTAGCATACAATGCCAAATCTTAAACTCTCATATATTTTAATTTACGTTTTTCTTAAAGGAAAAAATAGATATATTAAAAGCCAAAATCGGCAATCCAATACAAACAAAGTGCAGCCCAACAAGCCCACCAAACAACAAAATGCAAGCCCAAAAAAAGGCAAAACCTAGCCTAAACAAACTATGCTAACTTTAATTTAAGTTTTTTAAGGGTAGGTgtttttgaagaattgtttaatcaaGATTGAAGAATTATTCATAAATGTAAATTTAAAAGTTCACTTAAAAttgtatataaaaattttataatcaCACTTGTAATTTTGAAAGTTCACTCTggattgatggttgaaacttgttaTTAAAGCTTGCTTTCCAGTTGCAACCGCAATGATTGAGAGTTGGTTTTGGCAATTAAGCTTATCAAATCAGATTTGCGTAATCAAATGAATATAATGAATTCATGAACGATCGTCTTTTTGGCATCATAAAACAGAAGCACTTGCTAGTGTTACGGGTGAAGCAACTAAgggtgtgcaccatttggtttGAAACCGAATAATCCGAATATCGAATTGAATCCAAACCAAAAATAACCAAATCGAATTTTTTAAATGGTTTTCGGATCGatcgaaaccgaaaccgaattcgtaattcggtttttggtttgATTTTCGATTTTCAGAATTTTAAATTCGGTTAACCGAACACCGAATTAAAAACCGAAGtcaaattaataacatattaaaacatatttatatttataatatttatatttatattatatttatgtattattttattattattaaacaataaacatgttatttatattatattttatgtattatttataaTGACATTAAAATGTAACACCATTAACAAATTTAACTTAGCTAGCTTAATAGTAGAAAGCTAATTGTTTTGGTCTTGTGGAATTATAAACTCTACTTATATTGGCTAGAATATATGTAATGTGAATGGTGTAATCCGTGTAATCCATAgtagtttaatatttatatgtaagTAATTATGCTAGTTAGAATTTTAATTTTTAGAGAATTTCGGTTTTAACCTaaaccaaaccgaaatcaaattcagttttcggtttggttttggtttcggttttgatattcaaattcggtttcggtttagtttttggtttttattttctaagtttcaaaaccgaaaaaaccgaaccgaataaaccgaaaaaccgaaaaactgaaaaccgaaccgatgaacacccctagaaGCAACTATGGATCATTTACATTGAAGGAACTATCGTAGAGAACATTTGTGTTCGAAGATAACTTGAATTTTTATGCTTGTAGTTAAttatagttttcaattgattttttCGATACATTTGTGACCCCAATGACATAGATTTCTTGCTCCGCCCCTGTTAGTGCGCCAGTCAAGTGTTCAATACTTCAATATATGGCCCAATGTCAATTGTACCTCCAtgatgtgtgtgtgcgcgcgcgcgtgTGTGTGCGTGTTCGTGTgcgtgtgcgtgtgtgtgtgtgtgtgtgtcagaAAATAAAATGGTGATTGAACTTGAGTCTATTACTTATGAATGACATAAGGAGGGTTTGGGCCGGATTTAGGTAAATTCCAGACTCGAACCCGATTAAAAACACCCGCCCAAAACTTGGACGCGGACCCACCAGGTTCCAATTTAATTACTAACTAGCGGGTAAACGGGCTTTCCCACGAGTATTTGTGTTCCAATTTACTTACAAATTATCGGGTATACGGGTTTACTCAGAGGTATTCGAGTTTTTTTCTAGGTATACGGGCCGCGTAATAGGGTATACGGACGGAGTAATCGGGTTATATGGACTCGAGTCGTTTTTTGGGTATACGAGACGGATAATCAGGGCTTGTGTCTAAAACCATTCCCGGATCCGGACCTGCGAAAAAATTAAAAACCATCCCTATACCCCTATACCCGACCGTAGATCTATTTACCCGTCCCAAACCCAGCCGGAAAATATTGAGTTTCGAGTTTCCCATCGGCTACGGGTTTTGTTGCCACCCGAGATTCCCAAATCCGACTAGGCTATCACTTGGGTTATATTTTGTTTTGGCTTTGTCTGAAACGTAATGTCATACTTTTATTTATGTTACTGCAATGTAAGACTGATAAGATTTTTTTGTTATGAATTGTGTGATCGATAAGAGTTACTATTATATAATACTCCGTATCAGtaattttaaataacaaaattcgaGAGAATAAGATAATCAACTTACTTTCTGATATGAACAGACTTTGACTATAGATAAATCATGATATTGACATCATAATGTTAGCGAAATGTAAACAGTCATAATTCTACTCGAATATAAAgaaattaattaaaaaataattttGGCTAACACGAATGATGTGGTTGTAATATATGAGGGCACTACCTATAAATCTACGGGGTGTTTGAAGTTCACATTGAACTAGTATATTAATCACAAAACCTAAATAAGTCCAAACGATGGATATATAACAAGACAAATGACTAAACATATAGCTAACATTTATGTTACAGGAAACAAAATATTCATGATGTACATATCATATGAAGGTCTAAAGAAACTTTATATCATATAGTTTTAATGAAAACACGATCCTTAAGTTTTAGTTACTTGATGATTTCATGTTTGAATACCCACATTCTTGAAACTCTATAACCACCAAATTCTCAAAGGGTGTATGTGATCACTAAAACAAGTAACACCATTAAAAGTTCAAATTATGCATCTATAATCTATAATGGATATATAATGAACAATTCAAAAATTCAAAAATTCAAAAATTCAAAAACCTGAGTATGTACTTAAGCAAACAATAGAGACACCCCAAATTAAACTAGACCAcaaaaattgaatttttaaatgttCTAACCAACAATTTGTTGCCTGTAAAACAGTCAAAAATTCAATCCCATATCCCTTTCCATGCTAAGTTTAAAGCCGCAAGAACAATGTtaatcaccaaaaaaaaaaaaaaaaagttatgacCGAAATCTGAAAACATCGCAAAAACGAGCACTATGTTACCCGCGAAAAATCATCCAATGCATTCCCACCAAATACAAACTCGTTTTCTGTTTGTCTAAAGCTTCCTTGTTGCTGCTGCATCACAAATTTAATTATTCATAATAGTATTGAGTACAGTCAAAGTTACTGTACATAAATATTTGTTGAAGCTTTAACGTACCTGGTTTAAGATTGCAGCTAGTAGTTCATCTTGAGTGTCCCCGAAGCCATTGATGTGGGTCCCACTTTCATCATCCGCcaagaatgaatttggaaatttcgTGCGAGAAGAATAAGAGAGCCCGTTGTTGAAGATC
The window above is part of the Rutidosis leptorrhynchoides isolate AG116_Rl617_1_P2 chromosome 1, CSIRO_AGI_Rlap_v1, whole genome shotgun sequence genome. Proteins encoded here:
- the LOC139888100 gene encoding uncharacterized protein, producing the protein MAGSNNDINVLNQSYIFDKLKKGTSPLAPIEVNDNQYTKGYYLADGIYPDWATLVKGFACPTDDPRIKFTRFQASARKNVERAFGVLQGRFHILRLAARTMSVNKMRRVMDCCIILYNMISEDQGFALSDWEEEFITEDMENRPERIPNRGRDQDVIIREIRDRTVHDQLTDDLVEHIWNLPSAFRTMNG